Proteins encoded in a region of the Veillonella parvula genome:
- a CDS encoding zeta toxin family protein: protein MSIRGAFYMYSLQARATPKEHHDEIVKSLVSNINELEQSGLFESIQVYKWNLVQVYNSKQCTEPFGTIVENVLFGTWTQDETDLLNVGKAQELALRAKLP from the coding sequence ATATCAATAAGGGGTGCATTTTATATGTATTCTTTACAAGCCAGAGCTACACCTAAAGAGCATCACGATGAAATTGTGAAATCTTTGGTATCTAATATTAATGAATTAGAACAAAGTGGATTATTTGAAAGTATTCAAGTATATAAATGGAATTTAGTACAAGTGTATAATTCCAAACAATGTACCGAACCATTTGGCACTATTGTAGAGAACGTGTTATTTGGTACTTGGACACAGGATGAAACTGATTTGTTAAATGTAGGTAAAGCACAAGAACTGGCGTTAAGAGCGAAATTACCTTAG
- a CDS encoding SemiSWEET family transporter, which produces MNQVKFMENVGKVATVTAVAMYVSYFPQIMHNLAHPGTGDWIQPLVAAINCTLWVAYGLFKEHRDIPVALANAPGIFFGLAAAITAVM; this is translated from the coding sequence ATGAATCAAGTAAAATTTATGGAAAACGTAGGTAAAGTTGCAACTGTTACTGCTGTAGCTATGTATGTATCTTACTTCCCACAAATCATGCATAACCTAGCTCATCCAGGTACTGGCGATTGGATTCAACCACTTGTAGCTGCAATCAACTGTACATTATGGGTAGCGTATGGTTTGTTTAAAGAACATAGAGATATTCCAGTAGCATTAGCCAATGCACCAGGTATCTTCTTTGGCTTAGCAGCAGCTATTACAGCGGTTATGTAA
- a CDS encoding AraC family transcriptional regulator — MDYFDYSYKHKYIEFSSNIYRVSTYHYNWHAETEIFILLKGSVEMSCNGEVFTLKPLDVVIISPQVGHATLALEEDAIAFVIHVGNEFYQQYDPDFGSYQFVLRSDDSTRHNEFFTTLRHHAAMTMLLMTKGESPVHRMWIEHHYLALAGDVFREFNPIKKVYENARPGDIKPASFDKMIAYIDEHYEQKIELEDIAKIGGYNIAYTSQFFKRQMGISFVEYVLRLRIRDATVRLASTDEAVARIASDCGFADVKAFNVAFKKHFNMTPTEYRKQVKSIGRKTVLQDWKEIISVDNQDVLDVLHSFLSYEDDSRAKSELEFMSKKLESLKEKLADVVKDL; from the coding sequence ATGGACTATTTTGACTATTCATATAAACATAAATATATAGAGTTTAGCAGTAACATATATAGGGTTAGTACATATCATTACAACTGGCATGCAGAAACAGAGATTTTTATCTTGTTAAAAGGTAGTGTTGAGATGAGTTGCAATGGTGAGGTTTTTACGTTGAAACCTCTTGATGTCGTGATTATCTCTCCTCAAGTGGGGCATGCAACATTAGCCCTCGAAGAGGATGCTATAGCCTTTGTTATTCATGTAGGTAACGAGTTCTATCAACAGTATGATCCGGATTTTGGATCGTACCAATTTGTTTTGCGTTCAGATGATAGTACGCGTCATAACGAATTCTTTACAACCTTACGCCATCATGCTGCTATGACGATGTTGTTGATGACTAAAGGTGAAAGCCCAGTACATCGAATGTGGATAGAACACCATTACTTAGCTTTGGCCGGTGATGTATTTAGAGAATTTAATCCTATAAAAAAGGTTTATGAAAATGCTAGACCTGGCGATATAAAACCGGCATCTTTTGATAAAATGATTGCCTATATTGATGAGCATTATGAGCAGAAAATAGAGTTAGAAGATATTGCTAAAATTGGAGGCTATAATATTGCCTATACATCGCAGTTTTTTAAACGGCAAATGGGGATTTCATTTGTTGAGTATGTCTTGAGGTTAAGAATCCGTGACGCTACTGTTCGCTTAGCTAGTACGGATGAGGCTGTCGCAAGAATTGCAAGCGATTGTGGATTTGCAGATGTGAAAGCCTTTAATGTGGCTTTTAAAAAACACTTTAATATGACCCCCACAGAATATCGTAAGCAAGTCAAAAGCATTGGGCGTAAAACCGTCTTACAAGATTGGAAAGAAATTATTTCTGTAGACAATCAAGATGTTCTTGATGTATTGCATTCATTCTTGTCGTATGAAGATGATTCCCGAGCTAAGAGCGAATTGGAATTTATGAGCAAAAAATTGGAATCTTTGAAAGAAAAGTTAGCCGATGTAGTAAAGGATTTATAA
- a CDS encoding cupin domain-containing protein: protein MSKTFTKNIPVNEILHLGEHLEYKEGQVISITIAQNERLSITLFALPKGEEISTHVTVGDAIVQILDGEAHIVVGDTEHNVKTGETLIMPSEVPHSLDARESFKMLLTVVK from the coding sequence ATGAGTAAGACTTTCACAAAAAATATCCCGGTAAACGAAATTTTGCATTTAGGTGAGCACCTAGAGTATAAAGAGGGGCAAGTGATTAGTATTACAATTGCTCAAAATGAGCGACTCAGCATTACACTATTTGCGCTGCCTAAGGGGGAAGAAATCTCTACGCATGTAACAGTAGGCGATGCGATTGTGCAAATCCTCGATGGAGAAGCGCATATCGTTGTTGGTGATACGGAGCATAATGTGAAGACTGGTGAAACCTTGATTATGCCATCGGAAGTACCTCATAGCCTAGATGCAAGAGAAAGCTTTAAGATGCTGTTGACCGTAGTTAAATAA
- a CDS encoding molybdopterin molybdotransferase MoeA — protein MAVVTVEKALQLWDEALQTQVHKVETIAVKAAKGYVLAEDIIAPTDVPAFSKSAMDGYAIAYEEGRNEYIVDGIIGAGVVWKQPVKPGHAVRIMTGAPVPDTCDTVIMQEQVVGTGEPHTSITIQGKYRCGDHIIPQGEECNVGTIVIPHGTEVTSTVQTILTGLGIIEISVNAMPRVLVLTSGHEVIEPGESLTPGKIYNSNRAMICGLLEDLGFHKITHYHVSDAPEALDSEINHVLKLSEEADVIISSGGVSVGLFDTMPLIYEKLGAESIYARIQMRPGAASYGAVTPKGQIIFGLSGNPGAAFNGWHLIVAPTLKRYKGLANWTTPVVACVMDTEIFKRNVFDRYVQGKVVFGGGVPRFVANRHFNSSSMLGLYTVNALACIPRGTHEVHPGDTFNVYLLGLLPAV, from the coding sequence ATGGCCGTCGTTACTGTTGAGAAGGCTCTCCAATTATGGGATGAGGCCTTACAAACGCAAGTTCATAAAGTTGAAACGATTGCAGTTAAAGCTGCGAAGGGATACGTACTAGCAGAGGATATTATTGCGCCAACGGATGTACCTGCTTTTTCAAAATCTGCAATGGATGGGTATGCTATCGCCTATGAAGAAGGTCGTAATGAATATATCGTTGACGGCATCATTGGAGCTGGTGTTGTATGGAAACAGCCTGTAAAACCTGGCCATGCAGTACGGATTATGACTGGTGCACCAGTACCAGATACATGTGATACCGTTATCATGCAGGAACAAGTAGTAGGCACAGGTGAACCGCATACATCGATTACAATTCAAGGTAAATATCGTTGTGGTGATCATATTATTCCACAAGGTGAAGAGTGTAATGTCGGTACTATTGTGATTCCGCACGGTACAGAGGTAACATCTACAGTACAAACCATTTTGACGGGACTTGGCATTATTGAGATCTCTGTTAATGCCATGCCTCGTGTATTAGTTCTTACCTCTGGTCATGAGGTTATTGAACCTGGTGAAAGCTTAACGCCTGGTAAAATTTACAACTCCAATCGAGCTATGATTTGTGGACTCTTAGAGGACTTAGGTTTTCACAAGATAACACATTATCATGTAAGTGATGCTCCAGAGGCGTTAGACTCTGAAATCAATCATGTTTTAAAACTTAGTGAAGAAGCAGATGTTATAATTAGTTCTGGTGGTGTATCGGTAGGTCTTTTTGATACGATGCCTCTTATTTATGAAAAATTGGGGGCAGAATCTATCTATGCCCGTATTCAAATGCGACCGGGTGCAGCATCCTATGGTGCGGTTACCCCGAAAGGTCAGATTATCTTTGGCTTGTCCGGTAATCCAGGGGCTGCTTTCAATGGATGGCATTTAATCGTAGCGCCTACCTTGAAGCGTTATAAAGGGTTGGCTAATTGGACGACTCCAGTGGTGGCTTGCGTAATGGATACAGAAATCTTCAAACGTAATGTTTTTGATCGCTATGTACAAGGAAAAGTGGTGTTCGGCGGTGGTGTGCCACGGTTTGTGGCTAACCGTCATTTTAATAGTAGTAGCATGTTAGGGCTATATACTGTGAATGCGTTGGCATGTATTCCACGAGGAACTCATGAAGTACATCCTGGTGATACATTTAATGTGTATCTATTAGGCTTGCTGCCTGCAGTTTAG
- a CDS encoding AraC family transcriptional regulator, with amino-acid sequence MDYFHYTYKHNHIDFNSDIYKVSTYHYNWHSGVEILILLKGRIDMSCNSEVFTMEPLDTIIISPQVGHATLALEEDTTALVIHVGKDFFQQFDPNFGMYQFVLRSDESNRYNSFFTTLRHHAAMMMLLMVNGESPTNRLDVEYHYLSLVSDIYKEINKVKSIHVHTKPVDITVATFDKMIAYIDENYQQKIELENLAKIGGYNVNYTSQFFKRQLGVSFLEYVLRLRLREATVRLVNSNDAVAHIASSCGFADIKAFNVAFKKHFHTTPSEYRKQANEIGRKTKLHDWKEIISTQEQDIIEILQSCLPYQDDSTNKIRLEVANQKLNDVREQLEMVVKKLQD; translated from the coding sequence ATGGATTACTTTCACTATACCTATAAACACAATCATATAGATTTCAATAGTGATATATACAAGGTTAGTACATATCATTACAACTGGCATAGTGGTGTAGAAATCTTGATTTTGCTAAAAGGCAGAATCGATATGAGTTGTAATAGTGAGGTTTTCACAATGGAACCGCTTGATACAATTATCATTTCACCTCAAGTAGGTCATGCTACGTTGGCGTTGGAAGAAGATACGACAGCTCTTGTTATTCATGTCGGAAAGGATTTCTTTCAGCAGTTTGATCCTAACTTTGGAATGTATCAATTTGTATTACGTTCTGATGAAAGTAATCGGTACAACTCTTTCTTTACCACATTGCGTCATCATGCGGCTATGATGATGTTATTGATGGTGAATGGTGAAAGTCCTACTAATCGATTAGATGTGGAGTATCATTATTTATCTTTAGTTAGCGATATATATAAAGAAATTAATAAGGTTAAATCTATTCATGTACATACAAAGCCTGTCGATATAACAGTAGCCACCTTCGATAAAATGATTGCTTATATAGATGAGAATTATCAGCAAAAAATTGAATTAGAAAATCTTGCAAAGATAGGTGGCTATAATGTGAACTATACATCACAATTTTTTAAACGCCAATTAGGTGTCTCCTTCCTTGAATATGTATTACGATTAAGATTGAGGGAGGCTACAGTTCGTTTAGTTAATTCTAATGATGCAGTTGCACATATTGCAAGTAGCTGTGGTTTTGCGGATATTAAAGCTTTTAATGTAGCTTTTAAAAAACATTTCCATACCACGCCATCTGAATATCGTAAGCAAGCAAACGAAATAGGACGTAAAACAAAATTACATGATTGGAAGGAAATTATATCAACACAAGAACAGGATATTATAGAGATACTACAATCTTGTTTACCATATCAAGATGATTCTACTAATAAGATTAGATTAGAAGTGGCTAATCAAAAGTTAAATGACGTTAGAGAACAACTTGAGATGGTTGTAAAAAAATTACAAGATTAA
- the ttdB gene encoding L(+)-tartrate dehydratase subunit beta, producing the protein MAKKILTTPIQKSDLEGIKPGDVIYLTGHITTSRDMGHRRVVEEGKTLPVDVKDGAILHAGPIIRTISDNEFEVVSVGPTTSMRMEKFEYEFVKKTGVRLIVGKGGMGPETARACKDFGALHCVFPAGNAVLAATEVEKVESANWRELGMCETLWTFKVKEFGPLIVSIDADGNNYFENKKVEYNAKKEEVLEEIYKHVSFIK; encoded by the coding sequence ATGGCTAAGAAAATATTAACTACACCAATTCAAAAATCTGATTTAGAAGGCATTAAGCCAGGTGATGTGATTTATTTGACTGGGCATATTACAACTAGTCGTGATATGGGCCATCGTCGTGTGGTAGAAGAAGGTAAAACGCTACCAGTTGATGTTAAAGATGGGGCTATACTTCATGCAGGACCAATTATTCGCACTATAAGCGATAATGAATTTGAAGTTGTATCTGTAGGTCCTACTACATCTATGCGTATGGAAAAATTCGAATATGAATTTGTTAAAAAGACGGGGGTACGTCTCATTGTAGGTAAAGGCGGTATGGGTCCTGAAACAGCACGTGCCTGCAAAGATTTTGGTGCACTACACTGTGTATTCCCTGCAGGCAATGCCGTACTTGCAGCTACAGAAGTCGAAAAAGTAGAATCTGCTAATTGGCGTGAATTAGGTATGTGTGAGACTTTGTGGACTTTTAAGGTTAAAGAATTTGGTCCGCTCATCGTATCTATTGATGCAGACGGTAATAACTACTTTGAAAATAAAAAAGTAGAATACAATGCGAAGAAAGAAGAAGTGTTAGAAGAGATTTATAAACACGTAAGCTTCATTAAATAA
- a CDS encoding molybdopterin-guanine dinucleotide biosynthesis protein MobB: protein MDKLGLIILAGGLSTRMGQPKALLPWINGESLISHALRKGLDADVQDILISIGDDEQLGLAIQTHIIDTLSNDEKNKVSIVRDSVGRCGPLGGLYSTLAVGTSSAYAVMAVDMPFMEMDLYYDWLYQVDHNDWNAIVPYSESGKSEPMAGIYRPYIASLIQSILVGENVSLHHALDVIGHVESIDATDFSWELSNINRFEDYQWARALAENEFRRVPLISVVASKRKTGKTTVVTRLVCELQNIGLSVGVVKSDKHGFQMDHEGTDTDLAYKAGADAVAIAGPTETAIRIRMKEQSNLYEISQFMPVDIVILETRSQGIAPIIEVTQEGYTEELISDPMDRVATIEISKLDQDVPELVRHIQEMMRSLNGRRYC from the coding sequence GTGGATAAATTAGGTTTAATTATTTTGGCTGGAGGACTCAGTACTAGAATGGGGCAACCTAAAGCTTTGTTGCCTTGGATTAATGGTGAAAGTCTTATATCTCATGCACTTCGTAAGGGATTAGATGCAGATGTTCAAGATATTCTTATCTCTATCGGTGATGACGAGCAATTAGGACTTGCTATCCAAACTCATATTATAGATACATTATCGAACGATGAGAAAAATAAGGTTTCTATTGTTCGGGATTCTGTTGGGCGATGCGGACCTTTAGGGGGGCTGTATAGTACTCTAGCTGTTGGTACTAGTTCTGCTTATGCGGTAATGGCAGTAGATATGCCATTCATGGAAATGGATTTGTATTATGATTGGCTCTATCAAGTAGATCATAATGATTGGAATGCCATTGTCCCATATAGTGAAAGTGGTAAATCTGAGCCGATGGCGGGTATTTATAGGCCATATATTGCGTCCTTAATTCAATCTATTCTTGTTGGCGAAAATGTATCGTTGCATCATGCCCTCGATGTTATTGGTCATGTAGAATCTATTGATGCTACTGATTTTAGTTGGGAGCTAAGCAATATTAATCGATTTGAAGACTATCAATGGGCGCGAGCTTTAGCGGAAAATGAATTCCGCCGTGTACCTTTAATTAGTGTGGTCGCATCGAAACGTAAAACAGGTAAGACTACTGTTGTAACGCGCCTTGTGTGTGAGTTACAAAATATCGGTTTATCGGTTGGTGTAGTAAAAAGCGATAAGCATGGCTTTCAGATGGATCATGAAGGAACAGATACAGACCTTGCCTATAAAGCTGGAGCTGATGCGGTTGCAATTGCAGGGCCTACTGAAACAGCGATTCGTATACGCATGAAAGAACAATCCAACTTGTATGAAATATCACAGTTTATGCCTGTAGATATAGTTATACTAGAAACGAGATCCCAAGGGATTGCCCCAATTATAGAGGTTACTCAAGAGGGATATACGGAAGAGCTGATCTCGGACCCAATGGACCGAGTGGCGACGATAGAAATTAGCAAATTGGATCAAGACGTACCTGAATTGGTACGCCACATACAGGAAATGATGAGGAGTTTAAATGGCCGTCGTTACTGTTGA
- the thiT gene encoding energy-coupled thiamine transporter ThiT gives MEQSKIRMLAEAGVAIAIAQVLSFITIFHMPQGGSIKAAALVPLMIYAYRWGGTRGIFAGVVYGILHFILGFKSSVHYLSIILDYLVAYGAIGVCGYFKDSLSGLITGSIVGIVLRWGASVTSGAVVFASYAPQGQNPWVYSMIYNASYMVPDGLLNIAVLLFIYQGVKRGLQRRG, from the coding sequence GTGGAACAGTCTAAAATCCGTATGCTTGCTGAAGCTGGCGTAGCAATTGCCATTGCTCAAGTGTTGTCATTTATTACGATTTTCCATATGCCACAGGGGGGCTCTATTAAGGCGGCAGCACTGGTACCACTCATGATTTACGCATATCGTTGGGGCGGAACACGAGGTATCTTCGCAGGTGTTGTATATGGTATATTACACTTTATTTTAGGCTTTAAATCATCTGTTCATTATTTAAGTATTATATTAGACTACCTGGTTGCTTACGGTGCTATTGGCGTTTGTGGTTACTTTAAAGATTCTCTTTCTGGTCTTATCACTGGATCCATCGTAGGTATTGTATTGCGTTGGGGAGCATCTGTTACGAGCGGTGCTGTAGTCTTTGCTAGCTATGCTCCACAAGGGCAGAATCCTTGGGTTTATTCCATGATTTATAATGCATCCTATATGGTTCCAGATGGCCTTTTAAATATTGCAGTTTTACTATTCATCTACCAAGGTGTTAAACGAGGTTTACAACGTCGTGGATAA
- the ttdA gene encoding L(+)-tartrate dehydratase subunit alpha, translated as MSTKEQQVQEMTNKIANFISYMAKVLPDDVQEKIHELAQDEKNPMAKSIYETMQHNMDLAAQLNRPSCQDTGVLQFWVKVGSNYPLLGELEDILREATYKATQEAPLRLNCVETFDEFNTGKNIGLTAPYIHWDIIPGRDDVEIFPYMAGGGCSLPGSGKTLMPGEGYEGVAKFVLDLMTSYGLNACPPLLVGVGIATTIDTAAGLSKKALMRPVSSKAPNEKAAYMEQLLEDGINKIGIGPQGMGGDKTVLGVNIEHGTRHPSVISCAVSVGCWNHRRGVLVFDKDGNCTVKSHKGVTL; from the coding sequence ATGAGTACGAAGGAACAACAAGTACAAGAAATGACAAATAAGATAGCTAATTTCATTTCTTATATGGCAAAGGTATTGCCTGATGATGTACAAGAAAAAATTCATGAATTGGCACAGGATGAAAAAAATCCTATGGCCAAATCTATTTATGAAACAATGCAACACAATATGGATTTAGCAGCTCAGCTTAATCGTCCTTCTTGTCAAGATACTGGTGTATTACAATTTTGGGTAAAGGTTGGATCTAATTATCCCTTACTAGGAGAATTAGAAGATATTCTAAGAGAAGCAACTTATAAGGCTACACAAGAGGCTCCATTACGATTGAACTGTGTAGAAACTTTTGATGAGTTTAATACTGGTAAAAATATTGGCCTCACTGCACCTTATATTCACTGGGATATCATTCCTGGTCGCGATGATGTAGAAATCTTCCCTTATATGGCTGGTGGCGGTTGTTCCTTGCCAGGATCCGGTAAAACATTGATGCCAGGCGAAGGCTATGAAGGTGTTGCTAAGTTTGTTCTTGATTTGATGACAAGCTATGGCTTGAATGCGTGTCCTCCACTATTGGTAGGTGTAGGGATTGCTACAACTATTGATACCGCTGCGGGATTATCTAAAAAGGCATTAATGCGTCCTGTATCTTCAAAAGCACCTAATGAAAAAGCGGCTTACATGGAACAATTATTAGAGGATGGCATAAATAAAATTGGTATTGGACCTCAAGGTATGGGTGGGGATAAAACTGTATTAGGTGTGAATATTGAACATGGTACACGTCATCCATCTGTTATTTCTTGTGCTGTTAGTGTAGGTTGTTGGAATCATCGCCGCGGCGTTCTCGTCTTTGACAAGGATGGTAATTGCACAGTTAAATCTCATAAAGGAGTGACATTATAA